From a region of the Lepus europaeus isolate LE1 chromosome 17, mLepTim1.pri, whole genome shotgun sequence genome:
- the FGFBP3 gene encoding fibroblast growth factor-binding protein 3, which produces MSPPGLRASLSLLLLLLLLAGCLLVAARRDKGAAGGPALGSSGRFVSPEQHACSWQLQQPASGAAAGSELALRCRSPDGAVQQCAYRGEPERCAAYAARRAHYWKQVLGALRKKPRPCRDAAPLRARLCAGKKGHGAELRLVAGASPPAGPTVAGSAGEPRPRARSRGRPRDPARGPAAGVPPSPSAPSKEKPPERKSKAGKKKVVSGPRDERPTGTGPDPDGLSENAELTETYCAEKWHSLCNFFVNFWNG; this is translated from the coding sequence ATGAGTCCTCCGGGGTTGCGAGCGTCGCTctcgctgctcctgctgctgctgctgttggccGGCTGCCTCCTCGTGGCCGCCCGCAGGGACAAGGGGGCGGCGGGCGGCCCGGCGCTGGGCTCCTCGGGTCGCTTCGTCAGCCCCGAGCAGCACGCGTGCAGCTGGCAGCTCCAGCAGCCGGCCTCGGGGGCCGCGGCGGGCAGCGAGCTGGCGCTGCGCTGCCGGAGCCCGGACGGGGCGGTccagcagtgcgcctaccgcggcgagcCAGAGCGCTGCGCTGCCTACGCCGCCCGCCGCGCGCACTACTGGAAGCAGGTGCTGGGCGCGCTGCGCAAGAAGCCGCGGCCCTGCCGGGACGCCGCGCCGCTGCGCGCCCGCCTGTGCGCCGGCAAAAAGGGCCACGGCGCCGAGCTGCGCCTGGTAGCCGGCGCGTCTCCGCCCGCCGGCCCCACTGTCGCGGGCAGCGCTGGGGAGCCCAGACCGCGGGCCAGGAGCCGGGGGCGGCCCCGGGATCCAGCGCGCGGCCCGGCCGCGGGGGTCCCACCTTCCCCGAGCGCGCCCTCCAAAGAAAAGCCCCCCGAGAGGAAGAGCAAAGCGGGCAAGAAGAAGGTGGTCTCGGGTCCCCGTGACGAGCGCCCCACGGGGACCGGCCCCGACCCCGACGGGCTGAGCGAGAACGCGGAGCTCACGGAGACCTACTGCGCGGAGAAGTGGCACTCGCTCTGCAACTTCTTTGTCAATTTCTGGAACGGCTGA